From one Pempheris klunzingeri isolate RE-2024b chromosome 5, fPemKlu1.hap1, whole genome shotgun sequence genomic stretch:
- the nap1l4a gene encoding nucleosome assembly protein 1-like 4a isoform X2: MDANKGKVDQVMQNPGGQMDRPVNFHFLESMLPKAVKRRVHALKRLQVQCANIEAKFYEEVHELERKYAALYQPLFEKRRDIVTGTVEPTDEECEWHSDREEEEELAEEVKEKAAIEDAKKEEATPEEDPKGIPEFWLTIFKSVDMLSDMLQEHDEPILKHLKDIQVKFSEPGQPMSFTLEFHFEPNGYFNNAVLTKVYKMKSEPDASDPFSFEGPEIIDCEGCQIDWHKGKDVTVKTIKKKQKHKGRGTVRTVTKQVPNDSFFNFFNPVKASPDGEMDEDSEFTLATDFEIGHFFRERIVPRAVLYFTGEALEDDESFEEEELEEGDEEEQDEEGDDDDDEGDFEPKA, encoded by the exons CATGCTTCCCAAAGCAGTGAAGAGGCGAGTGCATGCCTTGAAAAGGCTACAGGTGCAATGTGCCAACATAGAGGCAAAGTTCTACGAGGAGGTCCATGAGCTAGAGAGGAAGTATGCTGCCCTCTATCAGCCTCTGTTTGAGAAG aGACGAGATATTGTCACAGGAACAGTGGAACCCACAGATGAAGAGTGTGAATggcacagtgacagagaggaggaggaggagctagCT GAGGAGGTAAAGGAAAAAGCTGCTATTGAGGatgcaaagaaagaagaagccACACCAGAGGAAGACCCAAAAGGCATCCCTGAATTCTGGCTCACCATATTCAAGAGTGTGGACATGCTCAGTGACATGTTACAG GAACATGATGAGCCCATCCTAAAGCACCTGAAAGATATTCAAGTCAAGTTTTCTGAGCCAGGACAGCCAATG AGTTTCACATTAGAGTTCCACTTCGAGCCCAATGGTTACTTCAACAATGCAGTCCTCACTAAAGTCTACAAGATGAAGTCAGAGCCTGATGCTTCAGACCCGTTCTCATTCGAGGGGCCAGAGATCATTGACTGTGAAGG CTGTCAGATAGACTGGCACAAGGGGAAGGATGTGACGGTGAAAACTATtaagaagaagcagaagcatAAAGGCCGTGGCACCGTCCGCACTGTTACCAAGCAGGTCCCCAATGACTCTTTCTTCAACTTCTTTAACCCTGTCAAAG CTTCACCAGATGGAGAAATG GACGAAGACTCTGAGTTCACCCTAGCCACAGACTTTGAGATTGGTCATTTCTTCCGTGAGAGAATAGTTCCCAGAGCAGTGCTGTATTTCACTGGAGAGGCCCTGGAAGATGAcgagagt tttgaagaggaggagctggaagagggagatgaagag GAGCAAGATGAggagggtgatgatgatgatgatgagggagaCTTTGAACCCAAG GCATAA
- the nap1l4a gene encoding nucleosome assembly protein 1-like 4a isoform X1: MDANKGKVDQVMQNPGGQMDRPVNFHFLESMLPKAVKRRVHALKRLQVQCANIEAKFYEEVHELERKYAALYQPLFEKRRDIVTGTVEPTDEECEWHSDREEEEELAEEVKEKAAIEDAKKEEATPEEDPKGIPEFWLTIFKSVDMLSDMLQEHDEPILKHLKDIQVKFSEPGQPMSFTLEFHFEPNGYFNNAVLTKVYKMKSEPDASDPFSFEGPEIIDCEGCQIDWHKGKDVTVKTIKKKQKHKGRGTVRTVTKQVPNDSFFNFFNPVKASPDGEMDEDSEFTLATDFEIGHFFRERIVPRAVLYFTGEALEDDESFEEEELEEGDEEEQDEEGDDDDDEGDFEPKKEQPQPAECKQQ, encoded by the exons CATGCTTCCCAAAGCAGTGAAGAGGCGAGTGCATGCCTTGAAAAGGCTACAGGTGCAATGTGCCAACATAGAGGCAAAGTTCTACGAGGAGGTCCATGAGCTAGAGAGGAAGTATGCTGCCCTCTATCAGCCTCTGTTTGAGAAG aGACGAGATATTGTCACAGGAACAGTGGAACCCACAGATGAAGAGTGTGAATggcacagtgacagagaggaggaggaggagctagCT GAGGAGGTAAAGGAAAAAGCTGCTATTGAGGatgcaaagaaagaagaagccACACCAGAGGAAGACCCAAAAGGCATCCCTGAATTCTGGCTCACCATATTCAAGAGTGTGGACATGCTCAGTGACATGTTACAG GAACATGATGAGCCCATCCTAAAGCACCTGAAAGATATTCAAGTCAAGTTTTCTGAGCCAGGACAGCCAATG AGTTTCACATTAGAGTTCCACTTCGAGCCCAATGGTTACTTCAACAATGCAGTCCTCACTAAAGTCTACAAGATGAAGTCAGAGCCTGATGCTTCAGACCCGTTCTCATTCGAGGGGCCAGAGATCATTGACTGTGAAGG CTGTCAGATAGACTGGCACAAGGGGAAGGATGTGACGGTGAAAACTATtaagaagaagcagaagcatAAAGGCCGTGGCACCGTCCGCACTGTTACCAAGCAGGTCCCCAATGACTCTTTCTTCAACTTCTTTAACCCTGTCAAAG CTTCACCAGATGGAGAAATG GACGAAGACTCTGAGTTCACCCTAGCCACAGACTTTGAGATTGGTCATTTCTTCCGTGAGAGAATAGTTCCCAGAGCAGTGCTGTATTTCACTGGAGAGGCCCTGGAAGATGAcgagagt tttgaagaggaggagctggaagagggagatgaagag GAGCAAGATGAggagggtgatgatgatgatgatgagggagaCTTTGAACCCAAG AAAGAACAGCCCCAGCCTGCCGAATGCAAACAGCAGTAA